The window CGCACGATGCTGCGAGCGTGCTGCCGGCCGCGATCGGTGAGCTGCAGTTTTCCTTCTTGCCTCGCCAGCCAACCTTTTCGCCACACGCGAAAGCGAGCGAGCGCGGCGACCAACCAAGTGACACTCGCATCGGCGGCAGGTACGGCGGTTCCTCGCTCTTCGGCGCGATAACGACGCGCGACAATATCTTCCGCCGCAATCTGCGCCGCGAGGAACAAGTTCCGCAGCCAACGACTCGCCACACCATGCCGCGGCGAAAAGAGCGCGGCCAGCGCGAGTTCGCCGCCAACCACGGCAGCCATCATCCCCGCCGTGCTCGTGTTCCAAGCCAGTGCGGCCAGATAGCCCAGCACCGCCGCCAGCGCGGCAGCAATCGCGGCGATGAGGAGCGTCGTCGACAAGCGATCGACGAGCAGGCGGGCCGTCGCCGCGGGCGCGACGAGCATCGGCACGACCAAGATCGAGCCGACCGATTCGAACGACGCGACCGTGACCATCGCCACGACGCCCATCAGCGCGAGGTGAATCAAAAAAGCCGGATAACCCATCGCCCGCGCGAGGGCTTTGTCGAACGACACGAGGAGCAACTCTTTCCAGGCGATGGCGATGAACACGCAAACAATGCCCAGCACTGGCAGGAGTTTCCACAGCGCCGGCGGCAACGCGATGCCGCCGAAACGCACCGGCGGCGCGAGGGCTGTGTTCTCGATCGCGCCATAGAGCACGCAGTCGACGTCCAAGTGCCCATGCGGCGCCCAGATCTGCAACATGATCACGCCCAGCGCGAAGAGCGAGGTGTAAACGACGCCGAGGCTCGAGTCTTCGCTCACCTGGCCGAAGCCCTGCAGTCCTTGCGCGAGCATCGCCGTAAGCACGCCCACCACCATCGCGCCGGCCAGGATGTGCCAGCCGTCGACTCGGCCGGTGAAGATCACCGCGATCGCAATTCCCGGCAGCACCGCATGGCTAATCGCATCGCCGAGGAGGCTCATTCGTCGCAGTACGAGATAAGTGCCGACTAGCGCGCAGCTGACGTTGGCCACCACTCCGACGGCGATCGTGCGTAGCGCGCTGGCGCGACTGACCGGCGGCACGATCAACAAAAATAGCCAGGTAACCGCAGCCGCGATCAGCACACATCCGAGCGCAGCAAACAGCCAGGTCCACGGCGAACGACGACGAATCTCCGGCGCGCGAGCGATCATGCGCGATTCTCCGCCGTCGGCCAATCGCCCCGCTGCTCCAATCGCTGCCGCATCCGCTCGATTAATTCGGGCTGCACTTGTTCGCTGAGCGGCGCTGTGAGATCGCTGATGGCCGCGGCTTGCTCGGGGTGTTCCTGCAGCAGTTCGCGCCAGATCAAATGCGTGCGCGTGATCTCGATCGCAGCGGCTTCGCCCTTGGTGGAGAGGCGAAAACCGGGGGGCTGCGGTGTGAGTTCCCCCGCATGAAAGGCCGTGATCAGCGTGTTGTTCAAATGACGCGGCGGCCACGATTGCAGTTGCCGCAGATCGGCCGATTGGACCGCCCCTCCCCTGCCCTGCTGCAATTCCCACACACCTTCGAGCAATCGTCGTCGGCTGATTTCGGCGTGGAACTTTTTCGACTGCAAATGACGCGCGATCACACCCCGCCGCCAACCGCCGAGCAATGAAATCAAAAAGATGCAAGCGCCAGCAAGCACGATCGTCGGACCAGCCGGCAGCGCGCGGTTGTAAGCGCTGAGGAGCGTGCCGATGAAACCCATCGCGCCGCCGAAGAGTGTGGCGAGCGCAATCAGCCGGCCGAAGCGGTCGGTCCAGAACCGCGCCGACGCTCCGGGAATAATCACCATCGCCGCCGTCAATACCACGCCGACCGCAGGCAAGCCGATGACCACGGTCACCGCGAGGAGCGACATGAGTGCGAGGTCCAACCGCCGCACCGGCCAACCGAGCGTGCGACCGAAGTCCGAATCGAACGAGATGAGTTTGAATTGTTTGTAGAGGAGCAAGATCGCGATCAGGCAACCCGCCGCGATTACGGAGATCCATACCACATCGCCAAATCGCATGCTCGCGGCTTTGCCGAACAGAAACGAATCGAGCCCCGCGCGACTGCCGCCGCCGGGCAACTGCGAAATCCGCTTCGAGAGTGCGATGCCGATGCCGAAGAAGACGCCGAGCACGCTGCCGATGGCGGCGTCTTCGCGGATGCGGGTGCGCGTCGTCAGCAGATTGATCGTGATGATGCCAAGCACACCGCTGGCGAGCGCGCCGAGCAGAAACATCGGCAGCGAGCGCTCGCCGACGATTAAATAGGCGATACAAACGCCCGGCAACGAGGCGTGCGACAGCGCGTCGCCGGTAAGCGATCGTTTGCGGAGCACGGCGAACGAGCCGACGAGCCCGGCCAGCGCGCCCAGCAACGTCGCGCCGGAAAGGACCACGGCGGTGTTGTAGTGCAGCGTCATGAATCGGCCTTTTCGAGGCCGGCCAGCGCTTCGGCTGCGTCGTCGAGCAGCGCGAGTCTTCCGCCGTAAGTCTTTCGCAGATTTTCCGGCGTGAACGTCGTCCCGACCGGACCGCTCGCGACCAGCCGCACATTCAGCAGTGCGACAAAATCGAAATACAACGGCACGGTGCGGAGGTCGTGATGGACGACGATGATCGTCTTGCCTTGCTTCCTCAGTTCCGTGAGCAGGTCGAAGATCACCCGCTCGGTCAGCGCATCGACGCCAGCCAACGGTTCATCCATGAAGTAAATATCTGCCTGCTGCGCGAGGGCACGGGCCAGAAACACACGCTGCTGCTGCCCACCCGAGAGTTGCCCGATTTGTCGCGACGTGTAATCGGCCAGACCGACGCGGGCCAGGCATTCGCGCGCTTCGTCGCGCTCTTTCACGCCCGGACGGCGGAACCAACCAAGGCGGCCGTAAGTTCCCATCAGCACGACGTCGAGCACGGTGACCGGAAAATCCCAATCGACGCTTTCGCGCTGCGGCACGTAACCGATGCGTTGCCGAACCCGCGGCACGGGTTGGCCGAAGATCGTCACCGCGCCGCTGGCCAGCGGCGTGAGACCGAGTACGGCTTTGATGAGCGTGCTCTTGCCAGCGCCGTTCGGGCCGACGACCGCGGCCAGGCAGGGCTGACGAATCGTAAGATCGACGTCCCACAGCACCGGCTTGCGGTGGTAGGCCACGGTGACGTCGTGAATATCGAGGATCGAAGGAATTTCGGCGGACATGCAAACAAACTCGCTGCCGATTAGTGCAGCGCTTTCACAATCGTATTCACGTTATGGCGAATCATTCCTTCGTAAGTTCCTGCCGGCGTTCCATCGTCGCCCATCGCATCCGAAAACAGCTCGCCGCCGATCACCACTTGATGACCGTTTGCTTTGCAGCCTTCGAGTAGCGATTTCACATTCTGTTCCGAAACACTGGTTTCGACAAAGATCGCTTTGATCTTCCGCTCGACGAGAAATTGCACGAGCTCGTTAATTTGTTTCACGCCGGCTTCGCTGTCGGTGCTCACGCCTTGAATGCCGCGCACCTCGATATTGTAAGCCCGGCCAAAATAGCGAAAGGCATCGTGAGCCGTGACCAGCACGCGGCGTTCGGCAGGAATCTTTTCGAGTTCGGTTTTGCAGAACTGATCGAGTTCGGTCAGCCGCGCGGTGAACTCGCCGTGGCGCTTCTTGTATTCGTCGGCGTGACTGGGATCGAACTTCGCGAGTGTCTCCAGCACTTGCTCGCCCGCCCGCGACCACAGTGAGACATCGAACCAGACGTGCGGATCATGCAAGCCGCCGTCCTCGAGAAGTTTTTCGTGCGGAATGATCTCGGCCACCGGCACCACCGGTTTCGTCGTCGCCAGTTGCTCGAAGTCGTGAGTCATTTTCCCTTCGAGATGCAGACCCGAATAGAAAACAACGTCGGCGCCGGCGAGGGCCCCGATGTCTCCCGGCGACGACTTATAAAGATGCGGGTCGACGCCCGCTCCCATCAGATGCGTGACCTTGGCCCGCTCGCCGGCGATGTTCTTCACCAGATCGGCGACCATGCCCGTGGTGCAAACCACGTTCAGCGGGCCTTTGCCCTGGTACGTTTGGTTCGCGGTTGACGGCGAAGTGACGGACGTTTCACAGCCCACCAAAGCGGCCACGGCAATGATGACCGCGAGCGCGCAAGCAAAGCATTTCATAGAGCGAACCAAACGAAAACAGGCAGGAAGATGACTCTCACTGCGATGTTTTATCGACAAAAAGTGTTTTTTAGATCAATCGAAATCTCTGTTTAGTATTGTTGGCCAAGGGGTTTCGGTCAAGTGCTATCGACCCGCCTGTGAGGTAAAGGCTTGCCGGCGGTCGAGGTAGACTTTCTGCGCCCTCTGACAACAATGAATGTTGAACAAACCTTCGCCAGATTTGCGGAGGATCTATGGGCAACGAAAGTGAACCGGCTCGCGAGGTTTCTCGGCGGGCTTTCAACACAACCATGTCGGCGGCGATGGTGGGCGCGGCCTGCAGTCCGCCGGCCGATTTGTATTCGGCCGAAGCCGATCGAGCGGTGACCAGCGGCTTGGCCCGGCTCGTTAGTCGGCAGAATGAAGATGGCTCGTTCGGCACGAGTTCGACGCGCGGCAACGTCGGCGTGTGTGCGCTGGCCGGCCTGGCGTTTCTCGCGGCAGGAAGTTCGCCGAGCCGAGGGACCTATCGGCGGAACATCGATAAGTGCCTGGAGTACATCATCGCCCAAGGGGCCGCGAGTGGTTTGATCGACGGGCCCGACCATGCAATGCACGGCACGATGTTCAAGCATGGGTTTGCGACGCTGTTTCTCGCCGAGTGCTATGGCATGACGTCGCGCAAGCAGCTGCGCGAGACCTTGACCAAAGCGGTGCACCTGATCGTCAGCACGCAAAACCCCGCCGAGGGTGGCTGGCGATATGAACCGCGCAACGACGATGGCGCCGATATGACGGTCACGACCTGCCAGGCCGTCGCGCTGCGGGCGGCGAAGAATGCCGGCATTTTCGTTCCCAAGAATTCCGTCGATGCGGCGGCTGACTACATCAAGCGCGGCCAGAATGCCGACGGCGGATTTATGTACATGATCATCGGCAGCGACTCGGCCGAAGATCCGCGGGCCAGCAAGTTCCCACGCTCGGCCGCGGCGATGACGGCGCTGTACGCGCTGGGCATTCACGAGGGCCCTGAGATCGCCAAGGGGCTCGATTATCTCGCGGCCTTTCTGCCGCCGGCCACGGTGAAGGCCTATTACTACTACGGCCATTTCCACGCTGCGCTCGCCTTGTGGCAGGCCGGCGGCGACCGCTTCGATCGCTGGTACTCGGCAATGCGCGACGACCTCATCGCGCGACAGCTGGCCGACGGTAGTTGGCCCTCGACCGGCGAAGGAGAAGATTGCGCCACCGCCATGGCTTGCATCGCGCTGCAAGTGCCGAATGATTGCCTGCCGATTCAACAGCGGTGAGCCTTGCGAGAAAAAGTAGCTGAATTCGCCAGAATTCAGGTGGTCGAGTCTGTTTCGACGTTCTCTGAATTCTGGCGAATTCAGCTACTTGAAATCAGCCCGCCCATCATCTCGATCAATGGTTGCCAACCGCCGGGCAAGTTACCATGCGTTGCTGGTTTGCTGGAAACTCGCTTGGAACGCCAACTCGCCTCGGACTCGATCATGCCAT is drawn from Anatilimnocola floriformis and contains these coding sequences:
- a CDS encoding prenyltransferase/squalene oxidase repeat-containing protein; this translates as MGNESEPAREVSRRAFNTTMSAAMVGAACSPPADLYSAEADRAVTSGLARLVSRQNEDGSFGTSSTRGNVGVCALAGLAFLAAGSSPSRGTYRRNIDKCLEYIIAQGAASGLIDGPDHAMHGTMFKHGFATLFLAECYGMTSRKQLRETLTKAVHLIVSTQNPAEGGWRYEPRNDDGADMTVTTCQAVALRAAKNAGIFVPKNSVDAAADYIKRGQNADGGFMYMIIGSDSAEDPRASKFPRSAAAMTALYALGIHEGPEIAKGLDYLAAFLPPATVKAYYYYGHFHAALALWQAGGDRFDRWYSAMRDDLIARQLADGSWPSTGEGEDCATAMACIALQVPNDCLPIQQR
- a CDS encoding metal ABC transporter solute-binding protein, Zn/Mn family, which encodes MKCFACALAVIIAVAALVGCETSVTSPSTANQTYQGKGPLNVVCTTGMVADLVKNIAGERAKVTHLMGAGVDPHLYKSSPGDIGALAGADVVFYSGLHLEGKMTHDFEQLATTKPVVPVAEIIPHEKLLEDGGLHDPHVWFDVSLWSRAGEQVLETLAKFDPSHADEYKKRHGEFTARLTELDQFCKTELEKIPAERRVLVTAHDAFRYFGRAYNIEVRGIQGVSTDSEAGVKQINELVQFLVERKIKAIFVETSVSEQNVKSLLEGCKANGHQVVIGGELFSDAMGDDGTPAGTYEGMIRHNVNTIVKALH
- a CDS encoding metal ABC transporter ATP-binding protein, yielding MSAEIPSILDIHDVTVAYHRKPVLWDVDLTIRQPCLAAVVGPNGAGKSTLIKAVLGLTPLASGAVTIFGQPVPRVRQRIGYVPQRESVDWDFPVTVLDVVLMGTYGRLGWFRRPGVKERDEARECLARVGLADYTSRQIGQLSGGQQQRVFLARALAQQADIYFMDEPLAGVDALTERVIFDLLTELRKQGKTIIVVHHDLRTVPLYFDFVALLNVRLVASGPVGTTFTPENLRKTYGGRLALLDDAAEALAGLEKADS
- a CDS encoding metal ABC transporter permease — protein: MTLHYNTAVVLSGATLLGALAGLVGSFAVLRKRSLTGDALSHASLPGVCIAYLIVGERSLPMFLLGALASGVLGIITINLLTTRTRIREDAAIGSVLGVFFGIGIALSKRISQLPGGGSRAGLDSFLFGKAASMRFGDVVWISVIAAGCLIAILLLYKQFKLISFDSDFGRTLGWPVRRLDLALMSLLAVTVVIGLPAVGVVLTAAMVIIPGASARFWTDRFGRLIALATLFGGAMGFIGTLLSAYNRALPAGPTIVLAGACIFLISLLGGWRRGVIARHLQSKKFHAEISRRRLLEGVWELQQGRGGAVQSADLRQLQSWPPRHLNNTLITAFHAGELTPQPPGFRLSTKGEAAAIEITRTHLIWRELLQEHPEQAAAISDLTAPLSEQVQPELIERMRQRLEQRGDWPTAENRA
- a CDS encoding metal ABC transporter permease, translating into MIARAPEIRRRSPWTWLFAALGCVLIAAAVTWLFLLIVPPVSRASALRTIAVGVVANVSCALVGTYLVLRRMSLLGDAISHAVLPGIAIAVIFTGRVDGWHILAGAMVVGVLTAMLAQGLQGFGQVSEDSSLGVVYTSLFALGVIMLQIWAPHGHLDVDCVLYGAIENTALAPPVRFGGIALPPALWKLLPVLGIVCVFIAIAWKELLLVSFDKALARAMGYPAFLIHLALMGVVAMVTVASFESVGSILVVPMLVAPAATARLLVDRLSTTLLIAAIAAALAAVLGYLAALAWNTSTAGMMAAVVGGELALAALFSPRHGVASRWLRNLFLAAQIAAEDIVARRYRAEERGTAVPAADASVTWLVAALARFRVWRKGWLARQEGKLQLTDRGRQHARSIVRAHRLWETYLATHFDLPSDHLHAPAERMEHFLSAELQKRLAEELAGQPLDPHGRPIPPE